CCGACCCATGGAAACCACGTTGGATCCTAGAAGCTTGTGCCAATGTCACTTGGAAAATTTATAAAATGAATGCATGAAAAATTCCAAACCGAAGATCTGCCAATATGGAAAGCAACACAAGGGATTTGTTAAGTAACACATTCATTTGGGCAATGACCACAAAATGTTTCTTTGTGAAACAGTAACCATTTTCATGATAACAGACAATAGTCGGGTTTCTACAGAAGACATGTGCAGACGGATTCTGATCTAGGGGAAGTTTCACACAAGTGAGTCCTGCCCCCCACCGCCCCAATGCATCCTGAAGTCCTGTGCACAGAGTATTCTGACCACATGAAGATCTAAAGGGTTTAATCAGCGtgagagaaagagatggaaaggaaaagaagcaacaTAGGGGAAAGAACGcatcaaacaaaaacagcaattgGCAAAAGACTTCTTTGCTCTTAACCCCCCTTCCATACACTCGACTGCCCAAGCTAACTGTGTAGAAGAGTAAAGGGAACTAACGGTCTGTGGCTCAAACTGTAAGGTGGACTGGAGACCATCATCTGGCTGAGAGCAGAAACGATGATGAGGATGAGAATAGGCATCAGCTGGACAAACAGCCCAAGGCCACCctagggaggaagaagggaatgtCGTCAGTGCATTTGCATTCACAGAAGGGCCTCGCCATTCTTGCTCAGACCAAGCCTCGGAtccagggaggaaaggagggactTGATGTTGAAAGACCAGCCATTGCAATGGTAATAACACAGAGCGCTTTCACAGCATATTAAGAGTACTCAAAAGTTATTTCGAAGGCATTATCTCAGCAATAATTGTAATggagatgtggccctccagatgttgttggagctACAATCTTAAGGACATAAGGAAAACCCTGATGGGTTAAACCCAGGAATtctccagtccagcattctgtttccacagtggACAACCATATTCCACTGGCAAACCCACAAGCAACATGTGAGTGCAGTCACACTTTCCCACTTGTGCTCCCCAGCTACTGCTATTCCAGAGCACGATGCTTCCCATACTACAGGAAATATACAGCCATCataactagtagccattgataagtCTCACTGGACAGCCATCCACAACggttggacatgctggctggagctggcgGGCGTTCTGAGCCCAACATCATTCGGTGGCCCACAGGGCCCCCAAACCTGTCTTTTAACATGGctgtaaggtaggccagtatCATCATCATACCTGTACCACAGATGGGGGCAGGGACTGAGAAAACAGTCTCTCTTGCCTAATGCCCCAAGCAAGTTCAGAGGCAAGAAGTGAACATCCTAGTTCACAGCCTGGCACTTGGCTTTTGTGCGTATGAATTATGAAACTTTAAAAAGGCACTGAGTGCAGTGCATTGGAGGACACTGATTGTACTGGTAGTTAAACACAATTGAAGACAAGTAGTCACTCGTCTTCTATTTGGCAACTCAGTCCTAAGGGCGAAAGctgcatcctgggggggggggggaaatcgcaATCAAATATAAAAGCAAAAACCCAATGTGTTTGCTTTAGCTTTCGGCTAATTAACAGTTAACAAACCAGCTGGGACAGAGGAGTACAGAGGAGCAATGTTTTACTGGAACGGGCCAGCATGTTTTGAAGCATTTTtactttctcttccttcttgccGCAACTTACGTCGCCTTGATGCTCCCGCCTGTCTTGCCTCTGGTGGTAGGTATATCGCATCCTGCCGTTGCTGTATACGTGAACGTTACCTGTGGGTGAAAGTGGGAGTTGTTAAGAGCAACTGATAATACAGTGTCAGCAAACTGAGGCAGCGTATGGCCGAGGTCACAGCAAAATTTGGAATATTTCACTGCTGGAATGGAATTTAACCAGGCCCTAACAAGTGCAGCGACAGGTTAGAAGGTGATAGTGAGAGCCCAGGATAAACTCCATAATGAGAGAGATGACAGGCTGGGTTGATCCAAAGGCTGCAACAGAGAAACCAGCTTAACCAAGACTTTATACTGAGCTACACTCATGTGTGGAAGATGTGTTCCACTGCACTAATAGGTAGGTCGTATTTACGATCAGGGTTCTAATCCTTTAACAACTAACCCCTTGGTGCGTCAAAGGAAATATGCATGGAAGAACAATGCAACGTTAAAGGCTTTCTCAAAAAGTAAGCTGCAAAACTGCTCAAGTCGCAACTGCAAAAGTAGCCTAGGCTATTGACATGGGTGCAGTTCAGCTTGAGAGAAGAATGACAAAACCTTGTATTATTTGCAACTCTACTTTTATTGCAGGGCGTATGCCACCTGGCAGGTAGGTCACCCGGCACAGAGTTGTGAGTCTCTCGCTCAGGAAAGATGGGCAGTGGTCATAGAAATTGACCTTCACAGTCCCCTGGCGTTAACTTTTACAGGCCTGTTCCCCTCATTCCTGCATGTCCCACTTTGTGGCTCTTAAGACAAAGGATCCCCAGGCGGTTGCTATTCAGCCACCCCACTCCCGGAGCCAGGGGGGGGGTGTGCCTCTGGTTCCCAAGAGGTTCATCATCTCACGTGGCTCTCCCCGACGTTCCCTCCAGGTAGATTCCACCACTCTCGGAGGCTTCCTGCTGCAGGCAGAGACGGTGCACTCCCTGTGTTGTCTTCCTTTGGGCTCTCTATTAAGGGTGGGGCCTGCCAGGGAGACTCAGATAAGTAcaacccccctcctctcctcaaaAGCCCTTCCTCAGTTCTTGAGAGCCCTACAGGTCACTCGGCCTCCGTCTCATCTGTTCCCCCTtgcttctccccccaccttcctgcTCTGGCTACCTGTTCACCGTATCGTCTCCTAGACGTGGTCAGGAGCTGGCACCAAATTGACACCAACACGCCAGTAAGAAATTGTTCCTTagaaagaggagggagaggacAGGGATTTTCTTAAGATTGGTGCAGGCAATGACACCTTTGCTCCTAGAAATCTGCCTCCTGATTTCTTGTCTAGGCTCCCTTGCATCTGTCACACATCTGCCACTACGGAGCTTTCCAATCTTTAAGTGACATTTAGTGCTTTCAATAGCCAGGCTCTAAGGCATGCTAAAATCCCTCCAAAAGCTTAAGATAGAGAACAGCAACCTGCTGGGGATCACAATTGGAAGCCCACAAAACAGTCATCAATAGGTTAGAGAGCCAAAAGCTTTGGGAAAGTGGGGGGCAAGGAGTACATGCATCAGTCTGGTCCCTAATTTTGGTTTCTTATGTGCCTTTAAAGCTCAGAACATGCATATCAGGCATAAGACACACTGGAGAGATGGAGAGTAAACAGTGCATGTTCACGGATGTTTTATAAACTGAACATGTGCTTGCCCCCTTTGGGTCTGACATTACTGCCCAAGGAGCACTTTTTGGTGAGGATCTGTGCTGTGGAAACACTGGGGGGGGTGTAATTTGGccaatgtgtgtttttctttgaaaagcaCCCTAATATTGCACCTGTACACCATCTAGGAGTCTTTACTAACACATAAATGTACATATTTAACATACTGGTTTTGAtgctatataaatatttttttgattttttttaaagatgtaatTTTCCATTTGCTTTTCCATTTGTTATTTCCATTCAGCTGCAAGCTGTAATATTAGCAACACGCTTATTGTTTTTATGCCCTGAAGATTTGCGAATTCCTACAATGGGCATCTCATCAATGGGCCGCTATCAATTTCCCTCATCTACCTGAAGGGGTTTTTCCATTGAAACATGCACTTATTTTATGACACACAGCTACGGAACTAATAAAGCTTTTTGCAAAGGTCTGGCATTTTCTGCCTTTAGGATACTGTACAGCAGACTTATATTTCACATGAGTAAAGATAGGAACGGAGATATGTTAACAGTGACTATTGTCCAGGCAGCACAAAAGCACCAGCAACTTGCATTTTTAAACTAGAGCAAGATATGGTGGTTTAATCCAATCCCTGGACCACAAAGCCTTTCTTTGTGGCATGCAAAACATTTAGAAAGCCACAGAGTCTTGTTTCAGCGCCAAGCTTTGTTGATCACAAACACCAGTGAAATGAGCAGGGAAAAAAATCATAAAACCACAATGGCCAGGGACCATAGAGAAAAAATGGGGTGATCTTTCCTCATGCGTAATCACACCATAATGCATGTTTTAGGAGAGTCAGCAGTCAAATGGGAGCTGAGTAAATATTGTTTCATGGCATCAGTTTGGATCCAAATGCTAGTACAGAACTGAAGGTAGCAGGTCATAGGAAGCgcatatacctgtatatacaGGGCGAGTTTTAAAAGAgaccccgtggaacatgtgtactctgtatccacggggcctcttttaaaggactcactaaatacacacacacacacacacacacacacacacacacacacactgtgtttgtgtgtgtgtgtgtgtgtatgtatatgtataggCTAGAATTCAAAGCTAAAACTCCTCTCTCTGATATGTCCGCTTTCTATGTGCCGAGATCTTTTTTTATTCAAGGATCATTCAATCACACAACCCCCCATCTGTACTTTGAAGTGGTACAGTTCAGGAACAGTTTTGCCAGCTCACCTGCTGTTTGGATGAACCCAAGAGTGACTTTAGAACTGGTTAATGTGTTGCGAGGCCCACGGCACCATTTCCTATATAACCTGCTACCCTTGCAAGGTTGGAATTTAGCTAGAAGATGCAGATCAGATCAATTCCTGCTGGTGGATGGCAAAGCCTCCAAATTATCTAGCGTGCAAGGAAAAACGGGAAGGAGCTCTTACGAGTGTAAATGGCCGCGGACTAAGCAGTCTGTCACCAGCAGCTCTACCAATTAATGAAACCACAGTCTATGCTGCGGAAAAGGAACCGGGATGGCAACTAATTCCAAAGGATTCAAGCAAAGGAGCCAAGGCGCATGCTGCAGGGGACGCAACCTCTCCCAAACACTCCATCCTTCACCTCTCTAGTCAATTTCGACCCCAAAGAAAAGGCCGTCCTAGTCTCAAGTATGGTGATCATATTGAGCCTCGGACACAGCACCTCTCTATGTTGCGAGTTCTGCAGGACGAGAGGGGGAGGCCCGCAGCACCTCCACTCAGCTGGCCGAATGACCTGTCCAGTAGGCAGCAATGATTTTCCTTTCCTTACCCCAGGGATGGGGACCCTGTTGCCCTCCTGGTGTTGGTGGACctcaactcccttcatccctgacccctggccatgctgAGCGAGGATGATGGAAGTCCAACCACACCTGGAGGGCGACAGGTCCTGTCTTCTACCTACAGGGAGGGAAAGCGTACTTCAAGCACAACACAGCCCCTGAGGGAGTCTTTCTCGCTCAAGAGCTCTATTTTCGGTTGCACAGCCCAAACAGGCAACCGCACCGGTGCTGGGCTGAAGTTATGCAGCGCTCAGGAATTTGAGTGCCTtcggcaaaggacaagatggcgccccCTATTCATTTCATGTGCAGAAGCCAACTGGGCTGGCAGGCGACTCTTACACCAACGCCAGTGACAGGATCGGGTCCTCCACCACACCTAAGGCAGCAGGTCAGATCAGGCCTTGCAACAAGAGAGGAATGGCTGAGGAGGAACCGCCAGGGAATGCTGCTGCCCACCAATGTCCGCTACCTGAGGCAGTTGTCTAACAGTAGGGCCGGTCCTGGTTGCACCGATAAGGAAACCTAGGAGGGTGTATTGGGTCAGAATGGTTTTCATTTTCATGCAAGGTTAGACAGGAGAGAAAGGAAGCTTCCTTAAAGCAGTAGTCTCTTTCAAACTCAACTTTAAAGGGAACTGCCACCAAGTACCTTGTGGAAGGGTCTTTCACACTGCTTGCTAGAAAATAGAGTTGTTGCTCTAACATCTGGATTCTATTAGCACATCCAACAAGCTTTGTTTCAACCAGCCCTGGTCAACTGGGGGGGGGAACGGGGTTATCTTGCCTTATCTAGGGCCTGCTTCAGTTCtggtaagtgactgtggagggaaGCCAGCTGAGTAGGTGACGCCTCATTTACccaaccttctccccccccccccaaccggatttaaaacaaaaagcttACTAGAAGGAAAACCACCACCAAAGAACATATTGAAGAGGTCTTCAGGAGAGATGTCAGCCTCAAACCCTCGGTTGAAGTCCGTAGGGCTATGCCCGTGCCGTGTGGGACTGACTTTTGCATCTCCAAACTGGTCGTactgcttcctcttctctggatTACTCAATACTGCGTATGCATTGCCAATAGCTGAAAtgtaagaaagaagaaaggattCATATTTTTGCCTCCAGTGATAGCAAATGTCAGCCAGTGGCTAAAGCCAGCAAACTGGAAAAGTCCCCAGTTCGTATCTCACATCGGGCAGGAAGTCAGTGGGTGGTCTCGTTCAGCCCACCTGCAGAATGGGGACAGAGAATGCAGATATACCCTACATATTCATTATGAAGTGCCTCAAGCATTTAAAAGAATGTGTTTTTGATACTCATAATAACAGCAGCCTCTCTTCTGACTGCTTTCCATCCTTCTCAAGTTGATTTTAAAGCCCTTACTAaatctccatttttaaaaggcatctaaAGGATAAATGCGCATGAAAGAAAAACGTGGCCTACTGATGCAATGGGTGCAACCGGTTTGCCAAGTTCATACagcagaatcataggattgtagagttggaagggaccccaagagtcaacTAGTCCAATTGAATAACTATGttaagtttttgttttaatggtctGCCTTTTCATAATGGTTCTGCTTTTATTGGAGAGGGAGTTCATAAATGATGAACAAAGTTCAAGCGTTCCAAACAGGGTATGCCAATAATTTGGTAAGTTTTAGGCCCCATCCTGATCACCTTTATGACTTGACATATTCTGATGTCCTGGTTCAATTTTATTGAGGATAAATCTGTCAGTGGCTCTACATTCTGATGCAGCAAAGCAGTTATTCTGTTCTTGCAAGCACACTCCCAAGAAAGTAGAGGACCATAAACAAGGTCCGAAGGCAAAAAATGTCACACTTATCATGGGGAAAAGGAACACTAAAGCACCAGCTAACATCTGAAAAAATATTAACCAAGAGATTTCCAGAAAAGAGTGCATGCCTCTTTCCATTCCCCAAAGGTAAAGAGGTGAACTTTAGTGGGCACGTGGGTGCTAACACAGAGAGGGTAAAAGGAGCAATGAAATGGGCTTTGGTAAAGATAACCTCCTGGAAAATGGCCCTGTTAGGGAGGATAAAGCATTATCTTGCTTCATGCCCAAGTTGTGACATGCAACTCTTAGTAAAGCCTTCAGTAAACATAATAACATAAAGTCTACAGGTGAAGAAACCTCCCTTTCGCCACCCCAAAGAACACACTATTGAAGAGCTTTTTTGTGCCAGATGCAAGACAGATGTCTAGACAAGTGCAGTTTTAATATAACCTGAGCACACAAAGGGCCATTAGACAATTTTCCTGTCAAATGAAACAGACCTAGATTTAGGATCCCAAAAGGGACCGAACAGACTTGCTTTCTGTTTTCTAATAACATATGGGAACACATTCTGTATAATTACTCCTTCACTATTTTACTCAAATGAGAGGTCTGATCCAGTTCCAATTCTGAAAATCAGGAGGGACCCCCCGCAACCAGAACCTTTGGATTTTAAAGCTGTGTTTGAATTCAGCCACCATGATGATTACCAATTACAATTAGGAGTAGTAAAGAAGCTATTAAGAACCTAAAGAGGTAGTTTAACCCCCCTTAGTGCAAGGGTAActttctcccactgaaatcaaggggACTTGCAGGACAATCATATTGCAAGGCCCACTGTGTTCAGTTGGGATTATATCCTActaagtgtgcttaggactgtGAAGCGCCAACTGTAAGCTGAAATCACCTATTTTATATAGGAGTATGTGGCATCTCTTCTAGTGCCTTCACTAAGACAAATGCTTTATTGGATTTAAATTACTGCGCATTGCAAAaccacattttattaatttaatgaGAGAACTGGCTGATTATTTACCTTGGGAGCAAAACCCACTAAACTGAATGGGACTTAATTCTAAACagacatgtacaaaaatgcactgcCAAGTTTGCATAAAGATAGGATTTAATGTGCAAAGCCTAAATCAATGAGCAGCTTACTTTTCATTCATGGTCCACAAGCAAAAATCAGTGTTCATTCAATCAACCCATGTTCCTCAAATGGTTGTTTGAATTAGCATTCCCCTGTGCTGGATAACTTTTTGTGTGCAGAAGAAAGAAATGGATCTAAACTTGTTACGTGCAATGCAGTTTAGATGCTGCAATTTCAAGATGTAAAAAAGTCTCGGCGTCAGATCCATGAATGGGACAAATAAGCTGGCTTctattacatacacacacacacacactttttactgGATTTGTCAAGGTGTTTACAGTGGCAACAAGCAATACACAAAATGCCCCATCTCCAAGACTTAAAtgcaaagacaacaacaacaaacccattaATTCTCACCAAGAAAAAGCTACTAACCCTCATCTCTTGATCTCTGCCACCCCAAGGTACTAACTTTCATGGTCCTGAGAGACGGCTCACAAAAAGAGACTACATTTTACCTTTAAAGGCCTCCGTTGCACCAGGTGCATGATTCTTATCGGGGTGAAATTTCAGTGCTAATTTCCGGTACGCCTTTTTCAGATCCTCGTCGGAGGAGTCTCTGCTCACACCCAGAATTTCATAATAGTCTTTACATTGTTTTACCCTAAAAAGTAAAGAGAAGAGCACATAGCAGCTGTTAATAAGAGATAGAAAATCtactttaaaaaatagtttaacTTTCCATTTCCCTTAAATTACAATTCAGACCAGTACTGCCCTCTAGTTTTATTTCCTCAGCTGGTTCAAAAGCATTCATTTATGCTACACCATTAACTGGGACATCTATTCACCTTTTCCCCATTCAAAAGTTCAGCTACCCAGCTTAACCATTTGCTACTCACCTGCAGCAAGCAACACCTGACCCCTTGCAAATCCTAAATTGCCAGCTGCACCTGCCTTACACACAAGGATTTCTCTCTTCTAGCCTTCAAGCTCTACTGTCCCTTTAAGGccagaagagagagaaacagagctgtgtgtgcaagCCGTCTCGGCACTGAGCTGCATTTAAGGGATGCAAGCAGGGTTTCTCAAACATTTATGAATTTGAAGCTTTAAAACTCTTCTATCTCAGCTTACTGACGACTACTTTTTTTTAGCAGGAAGGGGCACAGATTCCTCACACAGAGCTGCATGTATGCAGTCTGCTGCTATGCATGTAAAAAGATCTGTGGGCTTGGAGACTAATCCAATGCCAGCTTTCAAAGAGGAGCAGGGCATCCCTGACTCTCTCCCAAAACCAGCCAACCAGGGAAGAAGTTCTGCCACCACCCTAAACGGCCATATGTTCCCTGTCCCTTTGCGAGGTGTCTGGAGGATGCAAAGCTCAATGTCTGTTGTCAGGAGGAATGTTTCTTTTTGTCTCCAAGATGCAGGATAGTCAGGCATCGTGACATGGAAATCACTTTGGGGAAGAACAGCTTTTGCAACAGCAGTTTCACTCTCTAGACTCTGCACTGCTTCCAGTGACACAGCATAGCATTTCCACTTCTGTCTTTTCTAGATTTAAAGCAGCAGCTCTCAGGTGGCAGGGCAAATTCTCCCTCTAAGAAGCAGCAGTAATGCTGGCAGAAGTTGCCTACGTTATGTCCATAGCAGATACATTTAAAGTATACATTAAAATAGATTTCTATGGTCACAAAAGCTTTGGAGATGCTGCTACCCTCAATGGCTTCATCCCCAAGGAAAAAGCAGGTCTACATGCCCATTCATTGGTGCAGGGAGAAGTCTGCTCCCTATACTGAAAGGAATGAGGAAGTCTGTACGCACAGGAACACCATGTGGAGCTCAGGGTCCAAGTAAGCACATTATGCACATGATGAACTGGTTTCCTACAATGCAAGTGATAATCCAAAGCTTggctacaaaaaaaaatcaattatacaAAGTGCAAGAAAGCAACTTATGTATGAGCATTTGTATGCAACTTATATGTGACTTGTGGCTTCAGTTCTAGAGAATTGGCCCTCAAAGATCAGGTGCAATGCAGTGAAAATGCTGCCCCCAAGTGACGCAACCTTGCATTGCGCTAAAGAAAAAAAACTCGGAAACAGCTTGCCTTTATCCTGACCCAAACTTTAGGCATGTTTGGTTAGCTTTAGAATTCAGGGCTTCAAGACTTCCTTCATTTTAGGCAAAAAGCACAAAAGACTAAATGGCCTTGTATAAAGAAATACCCTTCCTCACTGAAGGTCAATGACCAAACAGACAACTGGTTTTGTATATAAGAAACCAAAAGTTAACAgagactaacagtgcaatcctatacatgtctactgagaagtaagccctactgattTCAATTGGACTTGCTCTCAGGTAAATGTGTAAAGGATTACCTCCCAAGTCTGAAGCCACATGATGCAATTCTATTCCTGAAGCTAAAGGGATCTGTCTCTAATGGGAGATCCTCTAGGAATCACATGTAAGCCACTGCGAGTTCTCTGGAGGAAGAGTGGATTGCAAGTATAATTTAGAAACCATGCAAAATGCCCAGCAAGTAATTAACCCCCATAATAAAAGACAAAAAACCACAGGGCTCTTAGATCACAGCTTGCTTAAATACTAGTTGTAAGGCTAATGGGTGTGCAATCTGAGATGCTGAAAGGTGTGCATGGACTCCTCCCAAGGATAAGGGTTCTCTATTGGGAATGGTCCTGCCACCCACTGTGGCTCACCTCTTCCCATTTCAGCCTCCCCAGGTGCTAAGGTCATCAAATGAGGCCCTATTCCACCTGCTAATACTATACTGTATATAGGTCTCAGCTTGTCTGGCTCAAGAGGTGGCACTTTTTCAGTGGTAGTATCCTTGCTACACAACTCCTTCTCCAGAGAAGCTTGGCGGGTTTACTTGAATTGATTCTTAGAAGCCAGCAAAGACTGTTCTGTTTTGGAAAACTTTGAGAGAAATTGCCCATTGCCCACCCCGCCCAGGCTGCCTTAGGAAACTTTAATGGGAATACTAAATTGTTTTGATGGACTTTGACTGCATTTTTATGGCTTTGTGGTGTTGTTCTACTTCATCCAGCTTTTACagctggatgttgttgtttttaggtctCTGCCTAGGATTgtgggttttaaaacaatacgttttctgcatgcttttaaaacacatttttgttgtttttcttgtaaaTCACATTAAGACTTATGAGAGAAGCAATAAATATAAGAATAATAATGCTTTTAATGTACTGTGTTTTAGTACATGTTTTATTCACTGAGCATATATTGTACACAACCCTGCAGGCTCATCTGAGCTATTTGGAAGGGTATAAAGTTCAAAAGTAACACAGGAacaaaaggaagctgccttaatcaaaccactggttcatctagctctgtattgtctacaccagaggttcccaaactgtgatcCATTCATTCAGGTAGTCTGCAGCCTGCCTGTGGATTTGCAGTTGAAGGTGGGAGACACAGCCATCATGCTAAATAGTCATGTTTctttttaactgcatttttattgtGTCTTCTATTTCTTCTGTTGTAATTTACTGCATTACAACCATAACCAATAAGTTATCccacaagcctcccccccccccagcaattttcaagtggtctgtgggggTGGAAGCTTGGGAACCAAATAAAATAGTAAGTCCTTATTGTGGAATTTCAGCATCTTCAGTAAAAGCAGCCCCAGCTCCTCTTAATTCTCATGAGGCTGAATGCAAAGAAGCAATTTCTAAAGTAAACAGACCTGTCTTACCGTAGATGTTGCTCTCCATGACTATGTTGTCATAATTCAATGTAAGTCAGCATCTGCACCCTGAATTTACCTCCTAAATGTGACCGAAAAATGACTCTGCGATAGCAAGCCAGGGCCCTCCAATACACAAACAAAATCTGATGTGTACACTTACCTCTTAACTGCATCTACCTGATCTTGAGTGTAACCTTTACTGATATCCCCACCTGCCTCTCCATTGGCTGCAGGGATGTCCCCACTCATTTTTCTAAGGTGGGGGTTTGTGGATTCCTTGGTTTGTGAATGGCCATTTGATGATTTTTCACTCCTGGTGAGAGAATCAAGCAGCACTACAAGGAAGAAAACACAGCAATGGGTCAAATTTGTTCTGCTCTttcaatattttcatttctttcataGTTACTACCAAATGTTCTCatatcccccccctcctttgctgGTCCTCTTCCAAGAAGCTTCAGTACTTTCatccactttttttctttttaaataaatctagCAGGCGAGATGTTCACTCTTTTACATCCTGACAGAAAGAACACCATTTGATGCAAATAATTTGCTGTCTAATCTACTCATGCCAACAAATCAATAACCCCTTAAGCTTTGAATGTATCTATGGGTTCATGTTCAATCAGAGGGCACAAGACAAGAGGAAAATTaggaaaaaaaaccaacctgatgattaaaatgaaatatataaagaGATTATAATAT
The sequence above is drawn from the Lacerta agilis isolate rLacAgi1 chromosome 5, rLacAgi1.pri, whole genome shotgun sequence genome and encodes:
- the DNAJB12 gene encoding dnaJ homolog subfamily B member 12 isoform X2 translates to MESNRDEAERCIAIAVGAIKAGQVEKARRFLEKAQRLYPSQRVRVLLDSLTRSEKSSNGHSQTKESTNPHLRKMSGDIPAANGEAGGDISKGYTQDQVDAVKRVKQCKDYYEILGVSRDSSDEDLKKAYRKLALKFHPDKNHAPGATEAFKAIGNAYAVLSNPEKRKQYDQFGDAKVSPTRHGHSPTDFNRGFEADISPEDLFNMFFGGGFPSSNVHVYSNGRMRYTYHQRQDRREHQGDGGLGLFVQLMPILILIIVSALSQMMVSSPPYSLSHRPSVGHIFKRTTEHLKVSYYVADNFAEEYTGTNLKNVERSVEDDYIANLRNNCWKEKQQKEGLLYRARYFGDSDLYQRAQKMGTPSCSRLSEVQASMHG
- the DNAJB12 gene encoding dnaJ homolog subfamily B member 12 isoform X1 codes for the protein MESNRDEAERCIAIAVGAIKAGQVEKARRFLEKAQRLYPSQRVRVLLDSLTRSEKSSNGHSQTKESTNPHLRKMSGDIPAANGEAGGDISKGYTQDQVDAVKRVKQCKDYYEILGVSRDSSDEDLKKAYRKLALKFHPDKNHAPGATEAFKAIGNAYAVLSNPEKRKQYDQFGDAKVSPTRHGHSPTDFNRGFEADISPEDLFNMFFGGGFPSSPTLNREPKGRQHRECTVSACSRKPPRVVESTWRERRGEPRNVHVYSNGRMRYTYHQRQDRREHQGDGGLGLFVQLMPILILIIVSALSQMMVSSPPYSLSHRPSVGHIFKRTTEHLKVSYYVADNFAEEYTGTNLKNVERSVEDDYIANLRNNCWKEKQQKEGLLYRARYFGDSDLYQRAQKMGTPSCSRLSEVQASMHG